One stretch of Diabrotica undecimpunctata isolate CICGRU chromosome 5, icDiaUnde3, whole genome shotgun sequence DNA includes these proteins:
- the LOC140442170 gene encoding uncharacterized protein — MDNASDHSRLYTKIPNTSSNKGDIIEFMENKGIATPSKCTKKELLQLIKQQNFQKEYVIDKLFERHGHTVLRLPPYHCVFNPIEMIWAEVKRKLRKMNQSPQLSDVVVQNIRTVIEDLNKTDIWKNCVAHVQVKEKEYPTLPLIEPVVINTNDDSSSGHTDSDSV, encoded by the coding sequence atggacaatgcgtcAGACCATTCTAGACTCTACACCAAAATTCCAAATACTAGCTCCAATAAGGGAGATATTATAGAATTTATGGAGAACAAAGGCATAGCAACACCTAGTAAATGTACCAAAAAGGAATTGTTGCAATTAATTAagcaacaaaattttcaaaaagaaTATGTAATAGATAAACTCTTTGAACGCCACGGGCATACGGTTTTACGGCTCCCTCCATATCATTGTGTTTTCAACCCAATTGAAATGATATGGGCCGAAGTAAAAAGGAAATTGCGGAAAATGAATCAATCTCCCCAATTAAGTGACGTTGTTGTCCAAAATATAAGAACAGTGATCGAAGACCTTAACAAAACTGACATTTGGAAAAATTGTGTAGCTCATGTTcaagtaaaagaaaaagaatatcctACTTTACCACTAATTGAACCGGTAGTTATAAACACAAACGACGACTCAAGTTCTGGACACACCGATAGTGATAGTGTTTAA